One genomic window of Microbacterium testaceum StLB037 includes the following:
- the murD gene encoding UDP-N-acetylmuramoyl-L-alanine--D-glutamate ligase: MSDLSSLTSWYADWKGLRVAVLGLSVTGFSAADTLAELGAEVLVVTEKADDEYARLLPVIGARLHVGPLAQPPAEMLDFAPEVVLASPGFSPSHPLIRWAVEQGIPLWGDVELAWRVRDKVVRPDGSPADWILITGTNGKTTTTRLTAEMLVAGGLRAVPVGNIGTPVLDAVRDPSGFDALVVELSSHQLWYLNRQNGPDALSPHASVCLNLADDHLEWHGSADAYRDAKAGVYARTRVACVYNKADVATREMVEEAEVEEGARAIGFDLGVPGPSDLGVVDGILVDRAFLEERATSALELTTVADLAERGLAAPHVVANILAASALARSLGVAPADIHDALERFRLDPHRIQVVAAHAGITWVDDSKATNPHAAASSLAAYPGAVWVVGGLLKGVDLSDLVRARGIRSRAAIIIGTERAEVVAAFERHAPEVPVFEVDHTETEDVMARVVELAAGLAQDGDTVLLAPAAASFDQFASYSDRGDRFADAVRTWLANSEDGTNR; encoded by the coding sequence ATGAGCGATCTGTCCTCCCTGACCAGCTGGTACGCCGACTGGAAGGGCCTGCGCGTCGCCGTGCTCGGCCTCTCGGTGACGGGCTTCTCCGCCGCGGACACGCTGGCGGAGCTCGGCGCGGAGGTTCTCGTGGTGACCGAGAAGGCCGACGACGAGTACGCGCGTCTGCTCCCGGTCATCGGTGCCCGCCTGCACGTCGGCCCGCTCGCGCAGCCGCCGGCGGAGATGCTCGACTTCGCCCCCGAGGTCGTGCTGGCCTCTCCCGGCTTCTCTCCGTCGCACCCGCTCATCCGCTGGGCGGTGGAGCAGGGCATCCCGCTCTGGGGAGACGTCGAGCTCGCGTGGCGGGTGCGCGACAAGGTGGTCCGCCCCGACGGCTCTCCCGCTGACTGGATCCTCATCACCGGGACGAACGGCAAGACCACCACGACCCGGCTCACCGCCGAGATGCTCGTGGCGGGCGGTCTGCGGGCCGTACCCGTCGGGAACATCGGAACCCCCGTCCTCGACGCCGTCCGCGACCCGAGCGGCTTCGACGCCCTCGTCGTCGAGTTGTCGAGCCACCAGCTCTGGTACCTCAACCGGCAGAACGGGCCCGACGCGCTCTCGCCCCACGCGTCCGTCTGCCTCAACCTCGCGGACGACCACCTCGAGTGGCACGGAAGCGCCGACGCCTACCGCGACGCCAAGGCGGGCGTCTACGCGCGCACCCGCGTCGCGTGCGTGTACAACAAGGCCGACGTCGCCACCCGCGAGATGGTGGAGGAGGCCGAGGTCGAAGAGGGAGCGCGCGCCATCGGCTTCGACCTGGGCGTGCCCGGGCCGAGCGATCTCGGTGTGGTCGACGGCATCCTGGTCGATCGGGCCTTCCTCGAAGAGCGCGCCACCTCGGCCCTCGAGCTGACCACCGTCGCCGATCTCGCCGAGCGGGGCCTCGCCGCCCCGCACGTCGTGGCCAACATCCTCGCCGCGAGCGCCCTCGCGCGCTCGCTGGGCGTGGCGCCGGCCGACATCCACGACGCGCTCGAGCGCTTCCGCCTCGACCCTCACCGCATCCAGGTCGTCGCGGCGCACGCCGGGATCACCTGGGTCGACGACTCGAAGGCGACGAACCCGCACGCGGCGGCCTCGTCGCTCGCGGCCTATCCCGGCGCGGTCTGGGTCGTCGGGGGGCTGCTCAAGGGCGTCGACCTGAGCGACCTCGTCCGTGCGCGCGGCATCCGCTCGCGCGCGGCGATCATCATCGGCACCGAGCGCGCAGAGGTCGTGGCCGCGTTCGAGCGACACGCCCCCGAGGTGCCGGTTTTCGAGGTCGACCACACCGAGACTGAGGACGTCATGGCACGCGTCGTCGAACTGGCGGCGGGTCTCGCCCAGGACGGGGACACCGTGCTCCTCGCCCCCGCGGCGGCGTCCTTCGATCAGTTCGCGTCGTACTCCGACCGCGGCGATCGGTTCGCCGATGCGGTGCGGACATGGCTCGCGAACAGCGAAGACGGAACGAACCGATAG
- a CDS encoding UDP-N-acetylglucosamine--N-acetylmuramyl-(pentapeptide) pyrophosphoryl-undecaprenol N-acetylglucosamine transferase, translated as MTTTLLAGGGTAGHVNPLLAVADGLRARDGSDEVLVLGTREGLEARLVPLRGYELLFVDKVPFPRRPNAAAARFPARFLRAVAQVRRIIRERGVDVVVGFGGYAAAPAYVAARRERVPFVVHEANAKPGLANVLGARGAAGVGVAFEGTPLRGSRVVGMPLRREIVELDADALRAEAARHFGLDATRPTLLVFGGSLGALRLNTAFGDAWRDVLDAGWQLLHVTGQNSDLPDPGASGYAVVRYVDRMDLAFALADLIVSRSGAATVSEISALGIPAVYVPYAVGNGEQRLNAASAVRAGAARLIDDADFTADRVRDEIVPLLRDDASRTSMRSAAARTGTRTGTENVIALIDAALAR; from the coding sequence GTGACGACCACTCTTCTGGCCGGCGGCGGGACCGCCGGACATGTGAACCCCCTGCTCGCGGTCGCGGACGGCCTGCGCGCGCGCGACGGCTCCGACGAGGTCCTCGTGCTCGGCACGCGCGAGGGGCTCGAGGCGCGTCTGGTGCCGCTGCGCGGCTACGAGCTGCTGTTCGTCGACAAGGTCCCGTTCCCGCGGCGACCGAACGCCGCGGCGGCGCGGTTCCCGGCGCGGTTCCTCCGCGCCGTGGCGCAGGTGCGCCGCATCATCCGTGAGCGCGGCGTGGATGTCGTCGTCGGCTTCGGCGGGTACGCCGCCGCTCCGGCGTACGTGGCCGCGCGCCGTGAGCGTGTCCCGTTCGTCGTGCACGAGGCCAACGCCAAGCCCGGTCTGGCGAACGTCCTGGGAGCCCGCGGTGCCGCGGGAGTGGGTGTGGCGTTCGAGGGGACGCCCCTGCGCGGGTCGCGCGTCGTCGGCATGCCGCTGCGGCGCGAGATCGTCGAGCTCGACGCGGACGCGCTGCGAGCGGAAGCGGCCCGTCATTTCGGACTGGATGCCACCCGCCCGACGCTCCTCGTGTTCGGCGGGTCGCTCGGTGCGCTGCGTCTGAACACCGCGTTCGGCGACGCGTGGCGCGACGTCCTGGACGCCGGGTGGCAGCTCCTGCACGTCACGGGGCAGAACTCCGACCTTCCCGACCCCGGGGCTTCGGGATACGCCGTGGTCCGGTACGTGGACCGCATGGACCTCGCCTTCGCCCTGGCCGATCTCATCGTGTCGCGTTCCGGGGCGGCGACGGTCAGCGAGATCAGCGCGCTCGGCATCCCGGCCGTGTACGTGCCGTACGCGGTGGGCAACGGCGAGCAGCGCTTGAACGCCGCGTCCGCCGTCCGCGCGGGTGCCGCCCGTCTCATCGACGACGCCGACTTCACCGCCGATCGCGTGCGTGACGAGATCGTGCCGCTGCTGCGCGACGATGCTTCCCGCACGAGCATGCGCTCCGCCGCGGCGCGGACGGGCACCCGGACGGGCACCGAGAACGTCATCGCGCTCATCGACGCCGCGCTCGCGCGCTGA
- the murC gene encoding UDP-N-acetylmuramate--L-alanine ligase, with the protein MIRPDLSLPIPETITSAHFIGVGGSGMSGLARMFLDRGIRVSGSDRADSAALRDLAARGATVYVGHDAAHLGDADTVVHTGAIWPENPEFVTAKERGLHVIHRSQALHWLIGGRRLVSVAGAHGKTTSTGMIVTALRALELDPTFVNGGVIADLGASSGTGSDDLVVIEADESDGTFELYDTSVALITNVDPDHLDHYGSRDAFDAAFARFADAASEAVVISADDAGARAVRERITHANVITFGEDPGADVRLSGIRTDGPVAFTLTADGESVEVQLRVPGAHNAVNAAGAVAVLRVLGHSLADAARAVEGFGGTVRRFELHGVQHGVSVYDDYAHHPTEVAAALSAARTVVGEGRIIAIQQPHTYSRTQEMYREFAEVLETHADHTVMLDVYGAREDPVPGVTGELVSGAFADPEHVHYVPDWQAAADYTARIARPGDYVITLGCGNVYQIIPQVLEALSRTEAAAV; encoded by the coding sequence ATGATCAGACCCGACCTGAGCCTCCCCATCCCCGAGACCATCACCTCCGCGCACTTCATCGGCGTCGGCGGCTCGGGCATGTCCGGCCTCGCCCGCATGTTCCTCGACCGCGGCATCCGGGTCTCCGGTTCCGATCGCGCCGACAGCGCGGCGCTGCGGGACCTCGCGGCGCGCGGGGCCACCGTGTACGTCGGTCACGACGCGGCGCACCTGGGCGACGCCGACACGGTGGTGCACACGGGCGCGATCTGGCCCGAGAACCCCGAGTTCGTGACCGCCAAGGAGCGCGGCCTCCACGTCATCCACCGCTCGCAGGCGTTGCACTGGCTCATCGGCGGCCGTCGCTTGGTCTCGGTCGCCGGCGCGCACGGCAAGACCACGTCGACCGGCATGATCGTGACCGCCCTGCGCGCGCTCGAGCTCGACCCGACCTTCGTCAACGGAGGCGTCATCGCCGACCTGGGCGCCTCGAGCGGTACCGGCTCCGACGACCTCGTGGTGATCGAGGCCGACGAGTCCGACGGGACCTTCGAGCTCTACGACACCTCCGTCGCCCTCATCACCAACGTCGACCCCGACCACCTCGACCACTACGGCTCGCGCGACGCGTTCGACGCCGCCTTCGCGCGATTCGCGGATGCCGCGAGCGAAGCCGTGGTCATCTCGGCCGACGATGCGGGGGCCCGCGCCGTCCGCGAGCGCATCACGCACGCGAACGTCATCACCTTCGGCGAAGACCCGGGAGCCGACGTCCGGCTCAGCGGCATCCGGACCGACGGTCCCGTCGCGTTCACGCTGACCGCCGACGGCGAGAGCGTCGAGGTGCAGCTGCGCGTCCCCGGTGCGCACAACGCCGTCAACGCCGCGGGCGCCGTGGCCGTGCTCCGCGTGCTCGGACACTCGCTCGCCGACGCCGCCCGCGCGGTCGAGGGCTTCGGCGGCACCGTCCGTCGCTTCGAGCTGCACGGCGTGCAGCACGGGGTGAGTGTGTACGACGACTACGCGCACCACCCCACCGAGGTCGCCGCCGCCCTCTCGGCCGCGCGCACGGTCGTCGGGGAGGGGCGCATCATCGCGATCCAGCAGCCGCACACCTACTCGCGCACGCAGGAGATGTACCGCGAGTTCGCCGAGGTGCTCGAGACCCACGCCGACCACACCGTCATGCTCGACGTCTACGGCGCGCGAGAAGACCCGGTGCCCGGTGTGACCGGCGAGCTCGTCAGCGGCGCCTTCGCCGATCCGGAGCACGTGCACTACGTGCCCGACTGGCAGGCCGCCGCCGACTACACGGCGCGTATCGCGCGCCCCGGCGACTACGTCATCACCCTCGGCTGCGGGAACGTGTACCAGATCATCCCGCAGGTGCTCGAGGCGCTCTCGCGCACCGAGGCCGCGGCGGTCTGA
- the mraY gene encoding phospho-N-acetylmuramoyl-pentapeptide-transferase, with product MRSLLTSAGISLAFTLFLTPVFLRSFRKWGWGQVIRTPENVHNPSHGAKRGTPTMGGTIFILGTIIGYFIGSYAGNNPPTISGLLVLWLMLGFGVVGFIDDYMKVRLQNSLGLSGWRKIAGQVIVTVPFAVVALNFPNAFGQTPASGYISIFRDIQVLSLFALGPIVGWLLYLAWISLIGTAASNSVNVADGLDGLAAGSGIFVIGAYSLMAFWQNKQMCADVLDPTVQAGCYAVRDPFDLAIVSASFVGALVGFLWWNAPKAKVFMGDCGSMAIGGVVAAMAILTRTELLLILIAGVYVIASGSVILQRAYFKVTRGKRLFLMSPLHHHLEMRGWPEVTIVVRMWIIAGLLAVSGVGFFYVEWLSRV from the coding sequence GTGAGATCACTACTGACGTCGGCGGGGATCTCGCTGGCCTTCACCCTGTTCCTCACACCGGTGTTCCTCCGATCGTTCCGGAAGTGGGGCTGGGGGCAGGTCATCCGCACGCCCGAGAACGTGCACAACCCCTCGCACGGCGCCAAGCGCGGAACGCCCACCATGGGTGGCACGATCTTCATCCTCGGCACGATCATCGGGTACTTCATCGGCTCCTACGCCGGGAACAACCCCCCGACGATCTCGGGCCTCCTGGTGCTGTGGCTGATGCTCGGCTTCGGCGTCGTCGGGTTCATCGACGACTACATGAAGGTGCGCCTGCAGAACAGCCTCGGGCTGTCGGGCTGGCGCAAGATCGCGGGGCAGGTGATCGTCACGGTGCCGTTCGCCGTCGTCGCCCTGAACTTCCCGAACGCGTTCGGTCAGACCCCGGCATCCGGGTACATCTCGATCTTCCGTGACATCCAGGTCCTGTCCCTCTTCGCGCTCGGCCCGATCGTCGGCTGGCTGCTGTACCTCGCGTGGATCTCGCTCATCGGCACCGCGGCATCCAATTCGGTCAACGTGGCGGACGGACTCGACGGGCTCGCCGCCGGCTCCGGCATCTTCGTCATCGGCGCCTACAGCCTGATGGCCTTCTGGCAGAACAAGCAGATGTGCGCGGACGTGCTCGATCCGACGGTGCAGGCCGGATGCTACGCCGTCCGGGACCCGTTCGATCTGGCGATCGTGTCGGCGTCGTTCGTGGGCGCCCTCGTCGGCTTCCTGTGGTGGAATGCGCCGAAGGCGAAGGTCTTCATGGGCGACTGCGGCTCGATGGCGATCGGCGGGGTCGTCGCGGCCATGGCGATCCTCACGCGCACCGAGCTCCTGCTCATCCTGATCGCCGGCGTCTATGTCATCGCGTCCGGATCGGTCATCCTGCAGCGGGCCTACTTCAAGGTCACGCGAGGAAAACGCCTCTTCCTCATGAGCCCGCTCCACCACCATCTCGAGATGCGGGGCTGGCCGGAGGTCACCATCGTCGTGCGCATGTGGATCATCGCGGGTCTTCTCGCGGTGTCCGGCGTCGGCTTCTTCTACGTCGAATGGCTTTCCCGGGTATGA
- a CDS encoding UDP-N-acetylmuramoyl-tripeptide--D-alanyl-D-alanine ligase, with the protein MISTSLSHLADALGGRLVVRGDDTPDTLVAGLVDTDSRLIEPGDIFVAKPGETTDGHLFVGTAVERGAALAIVERELDDPVSQIVVPDAVTALSDLARDVVARVREHGRLRIVGITGSNGKTTTKNLLARILSDEGETVSPRASFNNEVGAPLTMLRVTEDTRFLVSEFGASAPGAIAHLAGLVTPDVGVVLMVGMAHAGGFGGIESTFRAKSELVHATREGGLAVLNVDDPRVAAMEPFARERGQDVRWFGRGERAAVRAVDVEVSASGTRADLLVDGEPFTLTLRVLGEHHVMNALAALATATALGVPAAEAIARLETVEIAERWRMQPLGSDRVRIINDAYNASPDSMAAALRTLAQITGPGERTVAVLGAMSELGEYADEEHDRVGLLAVRLRIQRIVVIGPEARRMYLEAIAQGSWDGEAVFFADADAAYDYLATELRDGDRVLVKSSNSAGLRFLGDRLGELFA; encoded by the coding sequence ATGATCTCCACGAGCCTCTCCCATCTGGCCGACGCCCTCGGCGGTCGCCTCGTCGTGCGCGGCGACGACACTCCCGACACTCTCGTCGCCGGGCTCGTCGACACCGACTCGCGTCTCATCGAGCCCGGCGACATCTTCGTCGCCAAGCCGGGCGAGACCACCGACGGCCACCTCTTCGTCGGCACGGCGGTCGAGCGCGGGGCCGCCCTCGCGATCGTCGAACGCGAACTCGACGACCCGGTGAGTCAGATCGTCGTTCCGGATGCCGTGACCGCCCTGTCCGACCTGGCCCGCGACGTGGTGGCCCGGGTCCGTGAGCACGGGCGTCTGCGCATCGTCGGGATCACCGGATCCAACGGCAAGACGACGACCAAGAACCTCCTCGCGCGCATCCTGAGCGACGAAGGCGAGACCGTGTCGCCGCGCGCGTCGTTCAACAACGAGGTGGGCGCCCCGCTCACGATGCTCCGTGTGACCGAGGACACCCGGTTCCTCGTCAGCGAGTTCGGCGCGAGCGCCCCCGGGGCCATCGCGCACCTGGCGGGTCTGGTGACCCCCGACGTCGGTGTCGTCCTCATGGTCGGAATGGCCCACGCGGGTGGTTTCGGCGGCATCGAGTCCACCTTCCGCGCCAAGAGCGAGCTCGTCCACGCCACGCGCGAGGGCGGCCTCGCCGTCCTCAACGTCGACGATCCGCGCGTCGCGGCCATGGAGCCGTTCGCGCGCGAGCGCGGGCAGGACGTGCGCTGGTTCGGACGCGGGGAGCGCGCGGCGGTGCGCGCGGTGGACGTCGAAGTCTCGGCATCCGGAACCCGAGCCGATCTCCTCGTCGACGGTGAGCCGTTCACCCTCACTCTGCGCGTGCTCGGCGAGCACCACGTCATGAACGCCCTCGCCGCCCTCGCGACAGCCACGGCGCTGGGCGTCCCGGCCGCCGAGGCGATCGCGCGGCTGGAGACGGTCGAGATCGCCGAGCGCTGGCGGATGCAGCCGCTCGGATCGGACCGCGTGCGCATCATCAACGACGCGTACAACGCCAGCCCCGACTCCATGGCCGCGGCCCTTCGCACGCTCGCGCAGATCACCGGCCCGGGGGAGCGCACGGTCGCCGTCCTCGGCGCGATGAGCGAGCTGGGGGAGTACGCAGACGAAGAGCACGACCGCGTCGGGCTGCTGGCCGTGCGCCTGCGCATCCAGCGGATCGTCGTGATCGGACCGGAGGCGCGTCGCATGTACCTCGAGGCGATCGCGCAGGGGTCCTGGGACGGGGAGGCGGTCTTCTTCGCCGACGCCGACGCCGCGTACGACTACCTCGCCACGGAGCTCCGCGACGGCGATCGCGTGCTGGTCAAGTCCTCGAACTCGGCCGGGCTCCGCTTCCTCGGCGACCGACTAGGAGAGTTGTTCGCGTGA
- a CDS encoding FtsQ-type POTRA domain-containing protein has product MSRPRVEPEAAPEGVTAPVVPLVAPPSRQEDELADATPPADENGTGLRDVWRASRARRRALRAEVRRFTVRQRRRRRIWIGVGTALAVMILGTVGAAYSPLFALERVDVVGTSQLDAAAVTDALSDQVGTPLALIDDSRIKAALVRFPLVESYTLEAQPPHDLVVRIVERTPIGVVQTPAGFTVVDAAGVVLSTTPDAPAGQPVIDVPAGTTSEPFRAAGRVMRALPDGIRSQVTAVSATTPDDVTLTLGATGTRVMWGSADRSPEKARVLDLLMQKSPPENTREYDVTSPEAGVIR; this is encoded by the coding sequence ATGTCGCGGCCCCGCGTCGAACCCGAGGCCGCGCCCGAGGGGGTGACCGCTCCGGTCGTGCCGCTGGTCGCTCCGCCGTCGCGGCAGGAGGACGAGCTTGCGGATGCCACGCCCCCGGCCGACGAGAACGGCACCGGTCTCCGCGACGTCTGGCGTGCCTCGCGTGCCCGGCGCCGCGCGCTGCGCGCGGAGGTTCGGCGGTTCACCGTGCGCCAGCGTCGTCGTCGGCGCATCTGGATCGGCGTCGGTACGGCCCTCGCCGTCATGATCCTCGGGACGGTGGGGGCCGCCTACAGCCCCCTGTTCGCGCTCGAGCGCGTCGACGTCGTGGGGACCTCGCAGCTCGACGCCGCCGCGGTCACCGACGCGCTCAGCGATCAGGTCGGCACGCCCCTCGCGCTCATCGACGACAGCAGGATCAAGGCGGCGCTGGTGCGCTTCCCCCTCGTCGAGTCGTACACGCTCGAGGCGCAGCCGCCGCACGATCTGGTGGTGCGCATCGTGGAGCGCACGCCCATCGGCGTCGTGCAGACCCCGGCCGGCTTCACCGTGGTGGACGCGGCGGGCGTCGTCCTCTCGACGACCCCGGACGCACCTGCCGGGCAGCCGGTGATCGACGTCCCCGCCGGGACGACATCGGAGCCGTTCCGCGCGGCCGGACGCGTCATGCGCGCCCTGCCCGACGGCATCCGGTCCCAGGTGACCGCCGTCTCGGCGACCACGCCCGACGACGTCACCCTGACCCTCGGTGCCACCGGCACGCGTGTGATGTGGGGGAGTGCCGATCGGTCGCCCGAGAAGGCGCGCGTGCTGGACCTGCTCATGCAGAAGAGCCCGCCCGAGAACACCCGCGAGTACGACGTCACCTCTCCCGAGGCCGGCGTCATCCGCTGA
- a CDS encoding peptidoglycan D,D-transpeptidase FtsI family protein, whose translation MTSSLTRSPRRRTVVALGVVLVVLIAFVIRLVDIQVVNAREHVDDSLAMGLQSSRTVYASRGSIVDENGVTLASSVNRYDVDIDPSLAVQGLTERTDDGGVKVTQTWTQIAEQIAAITGQNASDVEKTVVDAHAADPTSQWASIAKNVSTEQYRALAALGLPFLSFPPQAGRVYPDGAVAGNLIGFVGSDGEPLAGLESADNACLASTNGKVVFQQGRDGNVLPGTEVETEPAVDGGTLKLTIDRDLQWYLSQLIAEQVQNTGSLRGTITVVEAKTGKIRALAEYPTVDPNDPSSSPVADRGSTAFGDPNEPGSTMKAITAAIGLDSGSFTADTTVTASGSETLPGDARVSDSFSHGPNNYTLTGVLIDSSNVGISKFGDMIPLDTRVSYLEKFGLTQQTAVNFPGESSGIMRDPSQWDKQTFYNTTFGQGISVTVPQLAGAYQTIANGGVRMPLSLVEGCTAADGTVTDVPDTQGTRVVSEDAAKRVSLMLENVATQGTLAKQVEIPGYRVAIKTGTGEKTDPATGAYKGDAYFTTMIGFAPADDPQYVVEVNLDEPRTVKSSAATAPAFQKALTQVLKTYRVIPSGTTTPELPKFG comes from the coding sequence ATGACGAGCTCCCTCACCCGCTCTCCCCGCCGCCGCACGGTGGTCGCGCTCGGCGTCGTCCTGGTGGTGCTGATCGCGTTCGTCATCCGCCTGGTCGACATCCAGGTCGTCAACGCCCGCGAGCACGTGGACGACTCCCTCGCGATGGGCCTGCAGAGTTCCCGCACGGTCTACGCCTCGCGCGGGTCGATCGTCGACGAGAACGGCGTGACCCTGGCCTCGAGCGTGAACCGCTACGACGTCGACATCGACCCGAGCCTCGCCGTGCAGGGCCTGACCGAGCGCACCGACGACGGCGGCGTGAAGGTCACGCAGACGTGGACGCAGATCGCCGAGCAGATCGCCGCCATCACGGGGCAGAACGCCTCCGACGTGGAGAAGACCGTCGTCGACGCCCACGCGGCCGACCCCACGTCCCAGTGGGCGTCGATCGCGAAGAACGTCTCGACCGAGCAGTACCGGGCTCTTGCGGCGCTGGGACTGCCCTTCCTGAGCTTCCCGCCCCAGGCGGGCCGCGTCTATCCCGACGGGGCGGTCGCGGGCAACCTCATCGGCTTCGTCGGCAGCGACGGCGAGCCGCTCGCGGGCCTCGAGTCCGCCGACAACGCCTGCCTCGCCTCCACCAACGGCAAGGTGGTCTTCCAGCAGGGCCGCGACGGCAACGTGCTGCCGGGGACCGAGGTCGAGACCGAGCCCGCCGTCGACGGCGGAACGCTCAAGCTGACCATCGACCGCGATCTCCAGTGGTACCTCAGTCAGCTGATCGCCGAGCAGGTGCAGAACACCGGGTCGCTGCGCGGGACCATCACGGTCGTCGAGGCCAAGACCGGCAAGATCCGCGCTCTGGCGGAGTACCCGACCGTCGACCCCAACGACCCGTCGTCGAGCCCTGTCGCCGACCGCGGAAGCACCGCGTTCGGCGACCCGAACGAGCCGGGGTCGACGATGAAGGCGATCACCGCCGCGATCGGCCTGGATTCCGGCTCCTTCACCGCCGACACCACCGTCACGGCCTCCGGCAGCGAGACCCTGCCCGGCGACGCGCGCGTGTCCGACTCGTTCTCGCACGGGCCCAACAACTACACGCTCACGGGTGTCCTGATCGACTCGTCCAACGTCGGCATCTCGAAGTTCGGCGACATGATCCCCCTCGACACCCGCGTCTCCTACCTGGAGAAGTTCGGGCTCACGCAGCAGACCGCCGTCAACTTCCCGGGCGAGTCGTCCGGCATCATGCGCGACCCCTCGCAGTGGGACAAGCAGACCTTCTACAACACGACGTTCGGACAGGGCATCTCGGTCACGGTGCCGCAGCTCGCCGGCGCGTACCAGACGATCGCGAACGGGGGAGTGCGGATGCCGCTCTCGCTCGTCGAGGGCTGCACCGCGGCGGACGGCACGGTCACCGACGTGCCCGACACGCAGGGCACGCGCGTCGTGTCCGAGGACGCGGCCAAGCGGGTCTCGCTCATGCTCGAGAACGTCGCCACGCAGGGAACGCTGGCGAAGCAGGTCGAGATCCCCGGGTATCGCGTGGCGATCAAGACGGGTACCGGCGAGAAGACCGACCCCGCCACGGGCGCCTACAAGGGTGACGCCTACTTCACGACGATGATCGGCTTCGCGCCCGCCGACGACCCGCAGTACGTCGTCGAGGTCAACCTCGACGAGCCGCGGACGGTAAAATCGTCGGCGGCCACCGCCCCCGCGTTCCAGAAGGCCCTCACGCAGGTTCTCAAGACCTACCGCGTGATCCCGTCCGGAACCACGACCCCCGAACTGCCCAAGTTCGGCTGA
- the ftsW gene encoding putative lipid II flippase FtsW yields the protein MRVTTTAPPPRQSPDEPSTPGLAARVSLGRAFRPVSIEFLLITSAALLLTGFGLMMVLSATSALDGAQSPFDHVLKQGVFAVVGIPLMFVLSRAPVRFWKRMAWPALIFATVFQLLVFTPLGISANGNRNWINLAGIQAQPAEFLKLALALWLGYVLYRKQTLLGDWRHVFIPIVPVFALVAATVMGGKDLGTTMILVLVLLGALFFSGMKLRIFVLPALGALAGIAVFAITSADRMRRIMSFLDQDCIANYLGDCYQPLHGIWGLAAGGIFGVGLGNSAEKYDWLPAAANDYIFAIVGEELGLIGCVVVLALFGLFAVGAFHVIRRTDDPFVRIVAGGITIWIVGQAMVNVAVVLRVFPVLGVPLPFMSQGGTSLLSVLIACGVLLSFARTLPDRRVVEPVARPRAARRR from the coding sequence ATGCGAGTGACCACCACGGCCCCACCGCCTCGGCAGAGCCCCGACGAGCCCTCGACTCCCGGTCTCGCCGCCCGCGTATCCCTCGGCCGCGCGTTCCGTCCCGTCTCGATCGAGTTCCTGCTCATCACCTCGGCCGCGCTCCTTCTGACCGGCTTCGGCCTGATGATGGTGCTCTCGGCGACCTCCGCGCTCGATGGAGCGCAGAGCCCCTTCGACCACGTCCTCAAGCAGGGCGTGTTCGCCGTGGTCGGCATCCCGCTCATGTTCGTGCTCAGCCGCGCACCCGTACGGTTCTGGAAGCGCATGGCGTGGCCGGCCCTCATCTTCGCGACGGTGTTCCAGCTGCTCGTGTTCACCCCGCTGGGGATCTCGGCGAACGGTAACCGCAACTGGATCAACCTCGCGGGCATTCAGGCGCAACCCGCCGAGTTCCTCAAGCTCGCCTTGGCGCTGTGGCTCGGGTACGTCCTCTACCGCAAGCAGACGCTTCTGGGCGACTGGCGGCACGTGTTCATCCCGATCGTGCCGGTGTTCGCCCTCGTCGCCGCCACCGTCATGGGCGGAAAAGACCTCGGCACCACGATGATCCTCGTGCTGGTGCTCCTCGGCGCTCTGTTCTTCTCGGGCATGAAGCTGCGCATCTTCGTGCTCCCGGCCCTGGGCGCCCTCGCGGGCATCGCCGTCTTCGCGATCACCAGCGCCGACCGCATGCGTCGCATCATGAGCTTCCTCGACCAGGACTGCATCGCGAACTACCTGGGCGACTGCTACCAGCCTCTGCACGGCATCTGGGGACTGGCCGCGGGAGGGATCTTCGGGGTGGGCCTCGGCAACTCGGCCGAGAAGTACGACTGGCTCCCGGCGGCCGCGAACGACTACATCTTCGCGATCGTGGGGGAGGAGCTCGGTCTGATCGGCTGCGTCGTCGTCCTCGCCCTCTTCGGCCTCTTCGCCGTGGGCGCCTTCCACGTCATCCGCCGCACCGACGACCCGTTCGTGCGCATCGTCGCGGGCGGCATCACCATCTGGATCGTGGGCCAGGCCATGGTCAACGTGGCCGTGGTGCTCCGCGTCTTCCCCGTGCTGGGTGTGCCGCTGCCGTTCATGTCGCAGGGCGGTACCTCTCTGCTGTCGGTGCTCATCGCGTGCGGCGTCCTGCTGTCGTTCGCGCGAACGCTGCCCGATCGCCGCGTCGTCGAACCGGTCGCCCGGCCGCGCGCGGCCCGGCGGCGCTGA